One genomic region from Nilaparvata lugens isolate BPH chromosome 3, ASM1435652v1, whole genome shotgun sequence encodes:
- the LOC111052465 gene encoding NEDD8: MLIKVKTLTGKEIEIDIEPTDKVERIKERVEEKEGIPPQQQRLIFSGKQMNDEKTAQDYKVQGGSVLHLVLALRGGSL; encoded by the exons atgTTGATTAAAGTTAag ACCCTCACTGGTAAAGAG attGAAATCGATATTGAGCCAACCGATAAAGTGGAGCGGATAAAAGAAAGAgtagaagagaaagagggaatTCCACCTCAACAACAGAGGCTAATTTTTTCAGGAAAGCAGAT GAATGATGAAAAAACAGCACAAGACTACAAAGTTCAGGGCGGTTCAGTCCTTCATCTCGTTCTTGCACTCCGTGGAGGAAGCCTTTGA